The region atactgataatatatacaatatCATTGACGATGGGTGTCAGATCGGGTTCAAGAGAGATGCAACAGCGTGACCGCAACGAAGGGGGTGGGAATGGAAATAGTGGAGGAAGCTCTGGTGGGCTAGTTTCTTCATTGATGAAATCATGGAgaatttcttcttcctcttcaCACTCTTCTCAAGCTCGAAGCTCCGGTGGTAGGACTTCAAATATGTCAACCCCCGCTCATATAAATAGTAGTGACATGGCTGATACTGAGAATAATGGGAACTTCGATGCCATGATTAGACAGCAAATTCCTACGGGGCATACTTCACAAAGTCCATTGAGATATTCCTCTACGTCTGAAAGTCCAAAGCCTTCGATGTTTCATTCTCGATCTCACCATCAACATAGTCATCATAAGCACCTACATCATCACCATCATTATAATCCTAATAATAgctctaataataatacttctattaatagtaattaTATTGAAGGTAGCACCGGCGGAAGTTCTTCGCATAAAAGAACAGATAAAGTATTCCAGGATCTAGACGAAGATTGGAGTGCAGTTATTGACGATTATAACATGCCAATTCCAATGATTGCAAATGGAGGTATTGCCGCGGGTGTAGGTGATAGCGGAACCTGTACGAGTACTTCGTCTTTAAACAATGATTTCTCTATACCTATAACTCCAAAAGTCACCAATCAGGAGATCTTATCTAATACGCCTTCCTCGGTAGGAAATTATATGCCAGGAGGCACTCCTTTACGAACTTTATCTAACAGCATACATCCAACTCTATCAGGATCGGTAACAAATTTTACATATCCACAATTACCCCAATTTGGTCATGCGCTAAATGGTCCAGATTTCAATAGTAGTCATTCACTTGTAACAACCACTACCGCAGACAGAAAATCTCATAAAGAACTTGAAAATGAGCgtgatattgaaaaagtaAATTCAATCGTTAATAGAATGGCAAAATTTGATGCTATTATTAAGGATAAGCATATTATTAATCTCCAAGATCTAAGAGAGATTAGTTGGAATGGTGTACCTAAACCTCAGAGAGCAACTGTTTGGAAATTACTGGTAGGTTATTTGCCTGTTAATACAAGGAGA is a window of Henningerozyma blattae CBS 6284 chromosome 5, complete genome DNA encoding:
- the GYP1 gene encoding GTPase-activating protein GYP1 (similar to Saccharomyces cerevisiae GYP1 (YOR070C); ancestral locus Anc_5.672) — its product is MGVRSGSREMQQRDRNEGGGNGNSGGSSGGLVSSLMKSWRISSSSSHSSQARSSGGRTSNMSTPAHINSSDMADTENNGNFDAMIRQQIPTGHTSQSPLRYSSTSESPKPSMFHSRSHHQHSHHKHLHHHHHYNPNNSSNNNTSINSNYIEGSTGGSSSHKRTDKVFQDLDEDWSAVIDDYNMPIPMIANGGIAAGVGDSGTCTSTSSLNNDFSIPITPKVTNQEILSNTPSSVGNYMPGGTPLRTLSNSIHPTLSGSVTNFTYPQLPQFGHALNGPDFNSSHSLVTTTTADRKSHKELENERDIEKVNSIVNRMAKFDAIIKDKHIINLQDLREISWNGVPKPQRATVWKLLVGYLPVNTRRQQPLLNRKRKEYSDGLKHTFSNDHSRDEPTWHQIEIDIPRTNPHITLYQFKSVQKSLQRILYLWAIRHPASGYVQGINDIVTPFFQTFLTEYLSVSQIDDVEKLDPETYMTSDQINNLEADTFWCLTKVLEQITDNYIHGQPGILKQVKNLSQLVKRIDSKLYKHFQNEHVEFIQFAFRWMNCLLMREFQMKAVIRMWDTYLAETSIDTSTNTSASLTLTTSNNINNNNNLNGNGSNDFPPHTPTQISAPTLGSPSVDFSSPNARKASSGNTATDMKRQRHTSLNEFHVFVCAAFLIKWSEKLIRMDFQSIITFLQNPPTKDWSETDIEMLLGEAYIWQSLYKDATSHWL